The Halomonas sp. KG2 genome segment TTTCCTCCTCAGGGAAATCAATTGCCGCTTCGACGTATACCCGCAACTCAATGAGTCGCTCCACTAACGCCGAGATACGCTGGGAAAACTCGCCCTGCAACGAGCGTACGGCATTTTCGGCAGCGGAACGGGAAGTGGCGTCTATCAGGTCGGCAATGGCTTCGGCTTGGGCTAGATCCAACTTGTCGTTTAGAAAGGCTCGCTCTGAAAACTCACCCGGGCGTGCTAGGCGTGCGCCAAGCTGTAGGCAACGTTCAAGCAGCATATCCATAATGATTGGCCCGCCATGTCCTTGCAGTTCAAGCACGTCCTCGCCCGTAAATGAGTGGGGCCCGTTGAACAGCAGGGCAATGCCTTCATCAATAACGCTTTCAGCGGCATAAAACGGGCCGTAGTGAGCGTAACGAGGGGAAGGGCAGTGGCCAAGTACAGCGGCAGCGATATCGTGGCAGGCAGGGCCTGAGACGCGAATAATGCCAACACCGCCGCGGCCAGGAGGAGTTGCCAGAGCGGTAATGGTGTCTTGGGTGTAAAGTCGATCGGCCATGGCGCTTCTCGTTGGTGTATGGCGAAGATTGTCGCGTTGTTCATCCTAAAACGCCAGACCCCCGCTAGGGCGGGGGTCTGGTGGTAGGAGAAGGGAGCGTGCTACTTGGTTCGCAACCCTTTGCCGACGTTTGGATCATTCTCAATATTGCGCGTAATGAGGTACTGCTGCGCCACCGAGATGATGTTGTTGACGACCCAGTAGATAACGAGACCTGCAGGGAACCACAGGAAGAAGAAGGTGAAGATAATCGGCAACATCTTCATGATCTTCGCCTGCATGGGATCTGGCGGTGTCGGATTCAGCATTTGCTGAACAAACATCGAGATACCCATCAAAATCGGCAAGATGAAGTAGGGGTCTTTCACCGAGAGATCCTGAATCCAGAACATGAACGGCGCATGGCGCAGCTCAACGGACTCAAGCAACATCCAGTACAGGGCGATAAATACCGGCATTTGCACCAGAATCGGCAAACAGCCACCCAGCGGATTGATCTTCTCTTTCTGGTAGAACTTCATCATCTCTTGAGACATTTTCTGGCGATCATCGCCATACATCTCTTTGAGACGCTGCATTTCCGGGCCAAGTTTACGCATACGCGCCATTGACTTGTAGGCTTTGGCGGATAGCGGGAATAGCACCAGTTTCACTAGTACGGTCAGCAGTACAATTGACCAGCCCCAGTTGCCAACGATGTCGTGGATCTTATCCAGTAACCAGAATAGCGGGTTAGCGATAAACCACAGCCAACCGTAATCGACGGTTAAGCGTAGGTTTGGCGCTACTTGCTCAAGGTAATCTTGAACCTTGGGCCCCATGTACAGCGTTGCGCTTAGCGTTGCCTCGCCGTCAGCGGCCACACTGCTCGTGGGGCCTGCAAACGCTACGACATTACGATCCCGTGAATCGGTAGTGACATAGTAGAGGTTTTGCTGATTTTGCGCCGGCGCCCAGGCAGATACGAAGTAGTGTTGGATCATCGCAATCCAGCCACCCTGCGCCTCACGATTTTCAAAGTTATGGCTTTGAATATCGTCGAAGTCGATTTTTTCGTACCGCGCGTCAGGGGTAGAGTAGGCCGCACCTAGATACGATTTCATACCCATAGAGACGCCACTTGAGGGGTCAGGGCTATTATCGCGCGCCAGTTGACCGATAAAGCGTGCGCTAATCGGTGACTCGGTGTTGTTGGCTAAATAGTAACTAACGTTGACCGCGTAGTCGCCGCGCTTAAACGTCAATCGCTTAATAACCTCAACGCCGTTAACTTCCGCTGTTA includes the following:
- the yidC gene encoding membrane protein insertase YidC; translated protein: MDVKRLLLLIPLAVLAYLLVVQWNQDYGQISVDSTPEITQNSNGSSANNVGSDDLSVPSSSAPQNAISEGMPGEAESNSSSRDFIAVTTDVLDVRIDPHGGDIVYAALPQHKLTQDSDRNYVLLSDNSTRSYVARSGLQLDGQASRIAFTPERTEYRLGNDEEQLSVDLTAEVNGVEVIKRLTFKRGDYAVNVSYYLANNTESPISARFIGQLARDNSPDPSSGVSMGMKSYLGAAYSTPDARYEKIDFDDIQSHNFENREAQGGWIAMIQHYFVSAWAPAQNQQNLYYVTTDSRDRNVVAFAGPTSSVAADGEATLSATLYMGPKVQDYLEQVAPNLRLTVDYGWLWFIANPLFWLLDKIHDIVGNWGWSIVLLTVLVKLVLFPLSAKAYKSMARMRKLGPEMQRLKEMYGDDRQKMSQEMMKFYQKEKINPLGGCLPILVQMPVFIALYWMLLESVELRHAPFMFWIQDLSVKDPYFILPILMGISMFVQQMLNPTPPDPMQAKIMKMLPIIFTFFFLWFPAGLVIYWVVNNIISVAQQYLITRNIENDPNVGKGLRTK